In Miscanthus floridulus cultivar M001 chromosome 5, ASM1932011v1, whole genome shotgun sequence, one genomic interval encodes:
- the LOC136453159 gene encoding uncharacterized protein: MARLFLACMVLLGLAMAAAAARPATTTGSCNQDLQDLITNCQDYVRFPADPKIPPSAACCGVVQRVNIPCLCSKVTPTVETLICMDKVVYVASYCKRPLKPGSQCGSYHVPGALA, translated from the exons ATGGCAAGGCTGTTCCTGGCGTGCATGGTTCTGCTTGGCCTTGCAATGGCCGCAGCGGCGGCGaggccggcgacgacgacgggcAGCTGCAACCAGGACCTGCAGGACCTGATAACCAACTGCCAGGATTACGTCCGCTTCCCGGCTGATCCCAAGATCCCGCCGTCGGCGGCCTGCTGCGGCGTGGTCCAGAGGGTGAACATACCGTGCCTCTGCTCCAAGGTCACCCCGACGGTGGAGACGCTCATCTGCATGGACAAGGTCGTCTACGTCGCCAGCTACTGCAAGAGGCCCCTCAAGCCTGGCTCCCAGTGCGGAA gctatcacgttcctggTGCGCTTGCTTAA
- the LOC136450528 gene encoding DNA-(apurinic or apyrimidinic site) endonuclease, chloroplastic-like, translating to MHDEGEAIAMPAPPAPPPWEALPLVAPFLDAASLAAASCVSTSWHAAFAADYLWARLCVQHFPSALSLLPDTDSSAAGSDDDRRCSSSPHRRLFKLFRSASVRCRALPAPRLALADVSFAVDIVTAGGDSTLSFLVAADRAAPAHVKNSAALFLFGVDLSDRNAAIGPGEWRVRWTAVRTTARRGEEEEPAAAVLMMDAKVPAARAAGAVAFGGRGEAGVAARLPAPGCGGAKLDAEVVVELAGEEMVVEKVRLGVMCECRYTCGLRSANFSSRVPALVNLITTRDRMRATYSRRAASKNSEVKKDEQTVIEKEDAAESDLEIERVRSNPSQLQSMTVKELRELTRRMGVSVKGTKKDLVSALMDSLGVEANGEEGKSSIELVSPSEVPLKRKGGASVVMEQKLESSEIISETPSKKRSRTKQKSSKCTTLEENSVTNVKLSKTIVQKETFVVQGAVPNDDSEPWTVLVHKKPQAGWIPYNPKTMRPPPLSKDTRALKIMSWNVNGLKALLKSRGFSVQQLAQREDFDVLCLQETKMQEKDVEVIKDTLLDGYTNSFFTCSVSKLGYSGTAIISRVKPLSIKYGLGIPDHDTEGRVVTVEFDDFYLLTAYVPNSGDGLKRLTYRVTEWDPSLGNYMKELEKSKPVILTGDLNCAHQEIDIHDPAGNRKSAGFTNEERESFETNFLSKGFVDTFRKQHPSVVAYSYWGYRHNARKTNKGWRLDYFLVSESIAEKVHDSYILPDISASDHSPLGLVLKL from the exons ATGCACGACGAGGGCGAGGCGATAGCAATGCCGGCGCCGCCGGCGCCACCCCCGTGGGAGGCGCTCCCCCTCGTCGCGCCCTTCCTCGACGCCGCGTCCCTCGCGGCGGCCTCCTGCGTGTCCACCTCGTGGCACGCCGCCTTCGCCGCGGACTACCTCTGGGCGCGGCTGTGCGTGCAGCACTTCCCCTCCGCGCTGAGCCTCCTCCCCGACACCGACAGCAGCGCCGCCGGCAGCGACGACGACCGGCGGTGCTCGTCCTCTCCGCACCGGCGCCTGTTCAAGCTGTTCCGCTCCGCGTCCGTCCGCTGCCGCGCGCTCCCGGCCCCGCGCCTCGCCCTCGCGGACGTCTCCTTCGCCGTCGACATCGTCACGGCCGGCGGCGACAGCACGCTGTCGTTCCTGGTCGCCGCGGACAGGGCCGCCCCCGCCCATGTCAAGAACTCCGCGGCGCTGTTCCTGTTCGGGGTCGACCTGAGCGACCGGAACGCGGCGATCGGGCCGGGGGAGTGGCGCGTCAGGTGGACGGCGGTGCGGACGACGGCGCGCCGCGGGGAGGAAGAGGAACCCGCGGCGGCGGTCCTGATGATGGACGCCAAGGTGCCGGCGGCAAGGGCGGCAGGCGCCGTCGCCTTCGGCGGCAGAGGCGAGGCGGGGGTCGCCGCGAGGCTGCCCGCGcccggctgcggcggcgcgaAGCTGGATGCGGAGGTGGTCGTGGAGCTGGCTGGGGAGGAGATGGTGGTGGAGAAGGTGAGGCTCGGAGTGATGTGCGAGTGTCG GTATACCTGTGGGCTCCGAAGTGCGAATTTCAGTTCAAGAGTACCTGCACTAGTGAATCTCATCACCACGAGGGACAGAATGAGGGCTACATATTCGCGTAGAGCTGCCTCTAAGAACAGTGAGGTCAAGAAAGATGAGCAGACAGTCATAGAGAAG GAAGATGCTGCTGAAAGTGACTTGGAGATAGAGCGAGTGAGGAGCAACCCTAGCCAGCTCCAATCAATGACTGTCAAGGAGCTTAGGGAGCTCACGAG GAGGATGGGTGTTTCTGTGAAAGGTACCAAGAAAGATTTAGTATCAGCCCTGATGGATTCTCTGGGCGTGGAAGCAAATG GTGAAGAGGGAAAGTCATCCATTGAGCTGGTTAGCCCCTCGGAGGTACCTTTAAAAAGAAAAGGTGGTGCTTCTGTTGTGATGGAACAAAAACTAGAAAGTTCTGAAATTATTTCTGAAACACCTAGCAAGAAAAGAAGTAGAACAAAACAAAAGTCAAGCAAGTGCACCACTCTTGAGGAGAATTCTGTGACTAATGTCAAGCTAAGTAAGACTATTGTCCAGAAGGAAACATTTGTCG TCCAAGGTGCTGTTCCTAATGATGATTCAGAGCCTTGGACTGTACTCGTGCATAAGAAACCACAAGCCGGCTGGATTCCATACAACCCTAAGACTATGAGGCCTCCACCTCTTAGCAAGGATACACGGGCTCTGAAGATTATGTCATGGAATGTCAATGGATTGAAAGCATTGCTCAAATCAAGAGGCTTCTCTGTGCAGCAGTTAGCACAGAGGGAGGACTTTGATGTGCTATGCTTACAAGAGACAAAAATGCAG GAGAAGGATGTTGAAGTTATTAAGGACACTTTGCTTGATGGCTACACAAATAGTTTCTTTACTTGCAGTGTGTCAAAGCTTGGCTATTCTGGCACTGCAATAATTTCAAGA GTCAAACCACTCTCGATCAAGTATGGGCTTGGTATACCAGACCATGATACAGAAGGGAGGGTTGTGACTGTAGAGTTTGATGACTTCTACCTGTTAACTGCTTATGTACCAAACTCTGGTGATGGTCTAAAAAGATTG ACTTACAGGGTCACGGAGTGGGATCCATCCCTTGGTAACTACATGAAA GAATTGGAGAAATCGAAGCCTGTCATACTAACCggtgaccttaattgtgcgcacCAGGAGATTGATATACATGACCCTGCT GGAAATCGTAAAAGCGCAGGCTTCACAAACGAGGAAAGAGAATCATTTGAGACCAATTTTTTGTCCAAAGGGTTTGTTGATACGTTTCGGAAACAGCATCCTAGTGTTGTTGCCTATAGTTACTGGGGGTACAGGCATAATGCGCGGAAGACAAACAAAG GTTGGCGCCTGGATTACTTTCTTGTGTCGGAGTCAATCGCTGAAAAAGTCCACGATTCATATATTCTTCCGGACATCTCTGCCAGTGATCACAGTCCCCTTGGCCTCGTACTGAAGCTGTAG